DNA from Anaerolineae bacterium:
TCCCATGTCTCCTCCCGGTATCAACTCCTGGCCTCGTGTTCGCTCGTCTGCCGGCCTTCGGGCGAACACAAGGTTCGCCCCTACAAGTAGGGCCCCGCCGTGCGGCGGCACGTAGGCGGGCTCAGGATCGGTCGCTCTCGACCACCGCCTTGATGCAGGTATCTCGCTGCTCTCGGGCGGCACGTACCGCTTGGTCCAGCTCCTCGAAGGCGAATCGGCAGTCCGTCAAGGGCTCCAGGTCAACCAACCCGCCGTTCACCAGGGCAGCCACTCGGGGCCAGGTCTGGGGAGCGTTGCCGGTGGGCATGTAGGTCACCTGGCGCCAGATGGCGTCCAGCACGTCTATCTCGGCCCGATGTCCGGCCGGTATGCCGAACAGGAGCACCCTACCGCCGTTGTCGGCCAGCCTGCCCGCGGTGGCGATGCTCTCCTTGCTGCCGATCGTCTCTACCACGGCGTCGAAACGCCGACCGGCTAGTACCTCGGCCGGGCCCTCCTGACGGACGTTGATGGTCAGGCTGGCTCCATACTCCCGCGCCATGGCCAGGCGGCGGGGTCGGGTGCCCGTCACCACCACCTCGGCGGCCCCCTGCAGCCGCAGCAGGCGAGCGAAAAGGATGCCGGTGATGCCGCAGCCCAGGACGATGGCCGTTTCCCCGGCCAGCAAGTGCAGCCTGTCCACTCCTCCCAGGACGCAGTGAACGGTCTCCATCTGGGTGGCGGCGGCGAAGGACACAGTGTCGGCGATGGGAACCAGGTTGCGGGCCGGCACCAGGCAGTGCCGGGCCCACATGCCGGGGATAGTCTGCCCGATCTCCTGCACCTCGCGGCAGAGGTGCTTGCGTCCGCTCTGGCAGAAACGGCACTGCCCACACCCGATCACGGTGTCCACCGCGAAGCGCCCGCCGACTAGGCTCTCGGGCACGCCGGGCCCGACGGCCACTACCTCGCCCGCGCCCTCGTGTCCCATCACGTGCGGGGGCTGCACGAAGGACACGCTGCCCTCCAGCACGTGCAGATCGGTGCTGCAGATGCCGGCGGCTCGGACGGCCAGGAGCGCCTGGCC
Protein-coding regions in this window:
- a CDS encoding alcohol dehydrogenase catalytic domain-containing protein, giving the protein MRSEAWVWRGGSNLALEPWEVADPGPGQALLAVRAAGICSTDLHVLEGSVSFVQPPHVMGHEGAGEVVAVGPGVPESLVGGRFAVDTVIGCGQCRFCQSGRKHLCREVQEIGQTIPGMWARHCLVPARNLVPIADTVSFAAATQMETVHCVLGGVDRLHLLAGETAIVLGCGITGILFARLLRLQGAAEVVVTGTRPRRLAMAREYGASLTINVRQEGPAEVLAGRRFDAVVETIGSKESIATAGRLADNGGRVLLFGIPAGHRAEIDVLDAIWRQVTYMPTGNAPQTWPRVAALVNGGLVDLEPLTDCRFAFEELDQAVRAAREQRDTCIKAVVESDRS